In the Halictus rubicundus isolate RS-2024b chromosome 12, iyHalRubi1_principal, whole genome shotgun sequence genome, CTGAGTTTGGGTGCCATTACTTCCtgtaattaaattttgatttaatGAACTTTTACATGAAAGTGTAACCATATGATTTGGTAATTAGGTATTCACTTCAACGATTCCCCACCGATTTCAAATTAGATTTAGCAATATTATTAATTACCCATGAACTCTAGCCTGTGGATCACCGTTTTGTGAATGTAGCCTGCGGCAGTGAGACCTGCATAACTGTGGAAACAATCCGTGTGTACCTCACTACCGACAGCTACATTCTCCATAATGATGGCAACCAATGTTTCGGATGTGCTGTTTTCCGCTACTGCCATTCGACAGTCGCCTGTCTCGACATCGACCATCCCTAAGACCCAATGGCCCTCGACTCTGCGGCCACGATTATGTTTCCGCTTGCCAAATTTGGCTTTGTCAATCTGcgaaataatataaaaagaaaGTTGTATATATCTCCCTTCCCAAACCTCTCGAAAAGCCTAACACGAACCAACAATATCTTGTACCTGAACTATAATCGGATTACCAGATGCCGAAATCCCTCCTAATTTCGGCTTATCCAATTGAATCTTGGTGAAAAGGTCAACGATTATCTCACGGCAGTAGTGGAACCACGTCGCAACGGCAGCCGATCCTGTAGCTGATGCATCGTCCGAATTGAAATCGCACAATTCGTGTGCAGTATCAGCATACGACAGGTCCCGCGTGAAGCAGTATAATAAtcttaaaaaattaacaatttaccAAATCGTACGAATGCATCAATAAGTGTAAAACTTACCTTATTGCTTTATGTAAAGGCAAATGTATATCTTCAAAGAAAGAATCAACAGTTGCCGAGTACTGTCGGCATGTTTCACGACCAACAGTACATCGGAAACGGCCGATACCATGTACGGATgcacttttaaacaatttcatcgCCGTACGATGTACACCACAATTTTTACACTCTCGTAGTAGTCCGTGTTCGCGAGCCCAAACAAGTGCAGCTTCGTTGGAAGTCGgcaaattcgaaaaattgaacCGTATGTTCGCCATTTTGGTAACAACTAGAAAATTGGAGAAATCGAATAACTTTTCAAAGATAGCCGTTCTACGTTACCGACATCACCTgcgtactcctacatctcgtctgtgatattagttccacaatattagttccaaccgatacggtaggatgtgacacagaactggtaagggggctctaaagccccgcggacgtgagagaaaaaaatacattggatgattGGTCTTATTCCTCGTCTATGCTTCTATACCAGAGAAAAattgagagtgctcacgcccgtgATTTTAGTATCCCTGGTagagtgctgccccctagtctaatttttagcctggaccagaacctgcatcagcttccctgcatcattagcagcggattccaaataatgccagagtggatgctacttatacgttaaaagaggctcttctatgtaggctttGCTCCAGCcgaaaagatgatgcaggttctgttccaggctaaaaagatgatgcagaaaagtggggacagtaaaaccccgagcgtgagcactctcatttcctttcGGAATGTACCATCGGAATATCTGCCGGTCGCAGCCCCCTGTCGTCAATCACGAGAATCGTCATTACTAATTTATCATTCCGCGAGAGAACAGGTTGCAAGCGGTAGA is a window encoding:
- the LOC143359897 gene encoding uncharacterized protein LOC143359897; translation: MKLFKSASVHGIGRFRCTVGRETCRQYSATVDSFFEDIHLPLHKAIRLLYCFTRDLSYADTAHELCDFNSDDASATGSAAVATWFHYCREIIVDLFTKIQLDKPKLGGISASGNPIIVQIDKAKFGKRKHNRGRRVEGHWVLGMVDVETGDCRMAVAENSTSETLVAIIMENVAVGSEVHTDCFHSYAGLTAAGYIHKTVIHRLEFMGSNGTQTQKIESNFRPAEDWMRGRGRFHDDDFADRLCEYLWRQFCRHNKTDQMASLMEAIRMQYVFE